A window from Neorhizobium sp. NCHU2750 encodes these proteins:
- a CDS encoding GntR family transcriptional regulator: MEDATPPQDQRKTLASIRDELDLRTASTSALIYQVLWNDIVSLRRYPGDPIMEKEIASQFGVSRTPVREAILRLANEKLVEILPQSGTFVARIALDTLPEAIIIRKALEEVTVRAACEKATRAQIATLRANLELQKVEAAEANYEGFRKTDDTFHTLIAEAAGYPGIWEIIKSVKIKVDRYCHLSLPKPGRISRLIKEHTAIYNAIRDHEPDRATEAMHVHLDAIMSGVEMPENLAVLTVSR; encoded by the coding sequence ATGGAGGACGCAACGCCCCCGCAAGATCAGAGGAAGACGCTGGCGAGCATCCGTGATGAGCTCGACCTTCGGACCGCGAGCACGTCTGCGCTGATCTATCAGGTGCTTTGGAACGATATCGTTTCGCTCCGACGCTATCCCGGAGATCCGATCATGGAAAAGGAGATAGCGAGCCAGTTCGGCGTCAGCCGGACGCCGGTGCGCGAGGCGATCCTGAGGCTGGCGAACGAAAAACTGGTGGAGATATTGCCGCAATCGGGCACGTTTGTTGCACGTATCGCGCTCGATACGCTGCCCGAGGCGATCATCATCCGTAAGGCGCTCGAGGAGGTAACCGTGCGCGCAGCGTGCGAAAAGGCAACGCGTGCGCAGATCGCGACACTGAGAGCCAATCTCGAGTTACAGAAGGTCGAGGCGGCAGAGGCCAATTATGAAGGCTTCCGCAAGACCGACGACACGTTCCATACGTTGATTGCCGAGGCGGCCGGCTATCCCGGCATCTGGGAGATCATCAAGTCCGTCAAGATCAAGGTTGATCGCTACTGTCATCTCAGCCTGCCGAAGCCAGGCAGGATCTCGCGGCTGATCAAGGAACATACCGCCATCTACAACGCCATCCGGGACCACGAGCCGGATCGTGCGACCGAGGCCATGCATGTGCATCTCGACGCCATCATGAGCGGCGTCGAGATGCCCGAAAACCTGGCAGTCCTGACCGTGAGCCGATAA
- a CDS encoding L-lactate permease — MFQQVYDPVAQSLGLSSIFAALPLLTMFVMLGGFRLSPQLSGFCSLVVAMIVAVAIYGMPVSVTVNSALYGAAFSILPIILIIINAIWIHNMMVKSGYFDVLRRSFGVISTDLRVQSIIIAFCFGGLLEALAGAGTPIAIAGVMMVAIGMDPLKAALCALVADTAPVAFGALGVPITTLAAVSGLPYDELGAIIGRQTPLLAMFIPLVLVWIVDGGRGLRQAWLPAMVAGVAYALTQFVSSSWISVPLTDVLGALAGALALVIFLQFWKPKETVECAIVNESETAAIPSSRGKVAIAFLPYVAIIVIFTLSQLGPIAQLLSAGVSKFNWPGLAIASPSGAPIGTSLVLPWLPGTATLLGVAGLFAMPFLKVSPGSAIETYGETLRQLRWAIPTVLCVLAVAFVMNFSGQTITLGRWLATTGHAFAFLSPAIGWIGVAITGSDNSANALFGALQVAAAHETGLSPSLLAAANSSGGVLGKMISPQSLTIGAAAVGIIGREGDIFRKTLPWSLVLTLVLCAIVYLQTTPILAWMLP, encoded by the coding sequence ATGTTTCAACAGGTTTATGATCCGGTCGCTCAGTCGCTCGGGCTGAGTTCCATCTTTGCGGCGTTGCCGCTTCTTACAATGTTCGTCATGCTCGGGGGCTTCAGGCTATCGCCACAGCTTTCAGGCTTTTGCTCGCTCGTCGTCGCCATGATCGTGGCGGTCGCGATCTACGGCATGCCCGTTTCGGTCACCGTAAATTCCGCGCTTTATGGCGCAGCCTTCAGTATTCTTCCGATCATCCTCATCATCATCAACGCCATCTGGATCCACAACATGATGGTGAAGTCGGGATATTTCGACGTCCTTAGGCGTAGTTTCGGCGTGATCAGCACGGACCTTCGCGTCCAGTCGATCATCATCGCCTTCTGCTTCGGCGGCCTGCTTGAGGCTCTCGCCGGCGCGGGAACGCCGATCGCCATTGCTGGTGTGATGATGGTCGCTATCGGCATGGATCCGTTGAAAGCGGCACTTTGCGCGCTTGTCGCCGATACCGCGCCGGTCGCCTTCGGTGCGCTGGGCGTACCGATTACCACACTCGCGGCCGTATCCGGCCTTCCTTATGACGAACTCGGTGCGATCATCGGCCGTCAGACGCCACTGCTGGCAATGTTCATACCGCTGGTTCTGGTCTGGATCGTCGATGGCGGCCGGGGCCTGCGCCAGGCATGGTTGCCTGCCATGGTGGCCGGTGTCGCCTATGCTCTGACCCAGTTCGTCAGCTCGTCCTGGATATCGGTTCCGCTGACCGATGTGCTCGGCGCGCTGGCTGGGGCGCTGGCGCTCGTCATCTTCCTCCAGTTCTGGAAGCCGAAGGAAACCGTCGAGTGCGCCATCGTCAATGAAAGCGAGACGGCTGCCATTCCATCCAGCCGCGGCAAGGTCGCTATCGCCTTCCTGCCCTATGTTGCGATCATCGTGATCTTCACGCTGTCGCAGCTCGGCCCGATTGCCCAGCTTCTGTCGGCTGGTGTCAGCAAATTCAACTGGCCGGGCCTCGCCATCGCCAGCCCGTCGGGTGCCCCGATCGGAACATCGCTGGTCCTGCCCTGGCTGCCCGGTACCGCAACGCTTCTCGGCGTGGCCGGCCTGTTCGCCATGCCCTTCCTGAAGGTTTCGCCTGGCTCAGCGATCGAAACTTACGGTGAGACGCTCAGGCAGTTGCGCTGGGCAATCCCGACGGTGCTCTGCGTGCTTGCCGTCGCATTCGTCATGAACTTTTCCGGACAGACGATCACCCTCGGGCGCTGGCTCGCCACGACTGGACATGCCTTTGCATTCCTGTCGCCGGCCATCGGCTGGATCGGGGTGGCGATTACCGGATCCGACAATTCAGCCAACGCGCTCTTCGGTGCTCTGCAAGTCGCTGCGGCTCATGAAACAGGCCTGTCTCCATCGCTCTTGGCTGCAGCCAACAGCTCTGGCGGCGTGCTTGGCAAGATGATCTCGCCACAAAGCCTCACGATCGGCGCTGCGGCGGTCGGGATCATCGGACGCGAAGGGGATATTTTCCGCAAGACACTTCCCTGGAGCCTCGTACTGACGCTCGTTCTTTGCGCGATCGTCTACCTTCAAACGACGCCAATCCTTGCATGGATGCTTCCATAA
- the pqqB gene encoding pyrroloquinoline quinone biosynthesis protein PqqB, producing MANLRFLVLGTSAGGGLPQWNCNCANCAAARDPASGLRPQTQSSLAVSVDGENWAIFNASPDIRQQIFETPALHPKTLRHSPINSIVITNADVDHIGGLLTVREKQPFGLFATSAIEKVLDANSVFKVLDPDYVKRQTIRLDEDFAPLDGLQARIFAVPGKVALFLEEGEPELGLEGEQTIGVEFLAGSRRAYYIPGCATLPDWLAERIRGADLVFFDGTVFTDDEMIRVGTGVKTGQRMGHMAISGPDGSLAQLSKLDIGRMVYVHINNTNPIWRSGPERAAVESAGFAVGFDGMEIDLA from the coding sequence ATGGCTAATCTCAGGTTTCTCGTGCTCGGCACTTCCGCCGGCGGCGGTTTGCCTCAATGGAATTGCAACTGCGCAAATTGCGCTGCTGCCCGTGATCCAGCTTCCGGACTGCGTCCTCAGACGCAATCGTCTCTCGCCGTCAGCGTTGATGGTGAGAACTGGGCGATCTTCAATGCGTCTCCCGACATCCGCCAGCAGATCTTCGAGACGCCGGCACTTCACCCCAAGACCCTTCGCCACAGCCCGATCAACAGCATCGTCATCACCAATGCCGATGTCGATCATATCGGCGGCCTTCTGACGGTTCGTGAAAAGCAGCCTTTCGGTCTTTTTGCCACATCTGCGATCGAAAAGGTGCTGGATGCCAATTCGGTCTTCAAGGTGCTTGATCCCGATTACGTGAAGCGTCAGACAATTCGCCTTGATGAGGATTTCGCTCCGCTGGATGGCCTTCAGGCCCGGATATTCGCCGTTCCCGGCAAGGTTGCGCTATTTCTCGAGGAAGGCGAACCGGAACTCGGGCTCGAAGGCGAGCAGACGATCGGCGTGGAATTTCTGGCCGGAAGCCGAAGGGCTTACTATATACCCGGTTGCGCGACGCTTCCGGACTGGCTGGCGGAGCGTATTCGCGGCGCTGATCTCGTATTCTTCGACGGTACAGTCTTTACCGACGACGAAATGATCAGGGTCGGGACAGGCGTTAAGACCGGACAGCGCATGGGCCATATGGCGATTTCCGGGCCGGATGGCAGCCTTGCACAATTGTCCAAGCTGGATATTGGCCGGATGGTCTATGTCCATATCAACAACACCAACCCGATCTGGCGTTCCGGGCCGGAAAGGGCTGCCGTCGAATCGGCCGGATTTGCCGTGGGATTTGACGGTATGGAGATCGATCTTGCCTAA
- a CDS encoding MetQ/NlpA family ABC transporter substrate-binding protein, with protein sequence MAYFRPTLQIITFLVTLLAIAGASAQDAPPLRIALATSISNEAAEIAAAEAEKAGLKVELIEFNDWNMPNMAVADREVDANLFQHIPYLEFTNENGGRNLVAIAPAFSTPFGLYSKRYKSLEKLPDNAQIAFSGDAVNTARSLLLLQQAKLLDLKPGVGHRATLEDVVKWYKPLRIVQLDGPQIARALDDVDAAATYPTFAKLAGLDPASGLIFENDPIYAFQFVTRPDMRDDPRLRKFIDIYRNSDAVKAKLRSLYGDLVSFP encoded by the coding sequence ATGGCTTACTTTCGACCCACCCTGCAGATCATAACTTTCCTCGTCACCTTGCTGGCCATAGCTGGAGCATCGGCCCAGGATGCACCTCCACTGCGGATCGCCCTTGCCACCAGCATTTCCAATGAAGCAGCCGAGATCGCAGCTGCGGAAGCGGAAAAAGCGGGCCTCAAAGTCGAACTGATTGAATTCAACGACTGGAACATGCCGAACATGGCAGTCGCCGACCGTGAGGTCGATGCGAACCTCTTCCAGCACATCCCCTATCTTGAATTCACCAACGAGAATGGCGGCCGCAACCTTGTGGCCATCGCGCCAGCCTTCAGCACGCCATTCGGGCTCTACTCGAAGAGATACAAGAGCCTGGAGAAACTTCCGGACAACGCGCAGATCGCCTTCTCCGGAGATGCCGTCAACACGGCCCGCTCGTTGCTCTTGTTGCAGCAGGCCAAGTTGCTGGACCTAAAACCCGGTGTCGGCCACCGCGCAACACTGGAGGACGTGGTAAAATGGTACAAGCCCCTTCGTATCGTGCAACTGGATGGTCCGCAGATTGCCCGAGCCCTCGACGATGTGGACGCCGCCGCTACCTATCCGACGTTCGCTAAACTTGCGGGCCTCGATCCCGCCTCGGGGCTGATATTCGAGAACGATCCGATCTACGCCTTCCAGTTCGTTACCCGCCCGGACATGCGCGACGATCCGCGACTGCGCAAATTCATTGACATTTACCGCAACTCGGACGCTGTAAAGGCCAAGCTTCGCTCTCTTTATGGAGACCTCGTCTCCTTCCCCTGA
- a CDS encoding iron-containing alcohol dehydrogenase, producing the protein MITSFYIRSFELSGGVSADTQFHFQMCIEKFGVAMTTGSNWDFRLPTEIHFGWERLSTLSAVLTNLGGRHVFAMIGRSFLNRVGETGLKDLLGPVELTVFTDIEENPSINTVDTAAARCREAGADVIVAIGGGSVLDAAKCVALLQKNDGSIRDYLYQVRKPERRGLPLVAVPTTAGTGSEVTPFAVITDPEKNAKPAISYPETFPDHAIVDPALTISMPTPVAVSTGLDAMTQALEGFWSTRATEMTRAMAFRAITLIYRNLEAACLGKDRDAIEKVTLGSVIGGTQMAMIGNTALHPLSYPLTLDYNLRHGLACAIYVPAFLRYNQPAIDARFSDLLTVLGLRTIEEFAAGFEALMQRLDAPTRLSALGVERAAIPQIVKNGVGRSTAFNPRPLTEETMIEILETML; encoded by the coding sequence TTGATCACCTCGTTCTACATCCGCTCCTTTGAATTGTCGGGGGGCGTATCAGCCGATACGCAGTTTCATTTTCAGATGTGTATAGAAAAGTTTGGAGTGGCCATGACAACGGGTTCAAACTGGGATTTCAGGCTGCCGACCGAAATCCATTTCGGCTGGGAGCGGCTATCAACCTTATCCGCAGTCCTTACGAATTTGGGCGGGCGTCATGTCTTCGCGATGATTGGGCGCAGTTTCCTCAACAGGGTCGGTGAGACCGGATTGAAGGATCTGCTGGGGCCGGTCGAGTTGACCGTCTTCACCGACATCGAGGAAAATCCGTCTATCAATACGGTCGATACGGCAGCCGCGCGTTGCCGCGAAGCTGGTGCCGATGTCATCGTTGCGATCGGTGGCGGCAGCGTTCTAGATGCTGCAAAATGCGTGGCGCTCCTGCAGAAGAACGACGGCTCGATTCGCGACTACCTCTATCAGGTGCGAAAACCCGAACGTCGAGGCTTACCGCTGGTCGCCGTACCGACCACGGCTGGAACGGGCAGCGAGGTGACGCCGTTTGCGGTCATTACCGATCCGGAAAAGAATGCCAAGCCGGCGATCTCCTATCCGGAAACTTTCCCGGATCACGCAATCGTCGATCCTGCGCTGACGATCAGCATGCCGACGCCTGTCGCGGTCTCGACCGGCCTGGATGCGATGACGCAGGCTCTGGAAGGTTTCTGGTCCACCCGGGCGACCGAAATGACGCGCGCCATGGCATTCCGTGCGATCACGCTGATCTATCGCAATCTCGAAGCGGCCTGCCTGGGAAAGGACCGTGATGCGATCGAGAAAGTGACGCTCGGCAGTGTCATCGGGGGAACGCAGATGGCGATGATCGGCAACACCGCGTTGCATCCGCTGTCTTATCCGTTGACGCTCGATTACAATCTCCGCCACGGCCTGGCCTGCGCGATCTATGTTCCGGCCTTCCTGCGCTACAATCAGCCCGCCATCGACGCGCGATTCAGCGACCTGTTGACTGTTTTGGGCCTGCGGACGATCGAAGAGTTCGCGGCAGGGTTCGAGGCGCTGATGCAAAGACTTGATGCACCGACGCGGTTGTCGGCACTTGGCGTAGAGCGGGCGGCTATCCCGCAAATCGTGAAGAACGGCGTCGGGCGTTCGACGGCGTTCAATCCTCGGCCATTGACGGAGGAGACGATGATCGAAATTCTAGAAACGATGCTGTAA
- the pqqD gene encoding pyrroloquinoline quinone biosynthesis peptide chaperone PqqD — MTEPAAVVVTGQTIAKLARGVRLREDPVRGQNVLLAPERALALDEIAVMIVNALDGERSLDAIAQDFAEKFEAPKEQVLADVIAFVDEFSKRRMLELKS, encoded by the coding sequence ATGACCGAGCCTGCCGCCGTTGTCGTGACAGGGCAGACAATCGCCAAGCTGGCGCGCGGCGTTCGGCTGCGGGAAGATCCGGTACGTGGGCAGAACGTGCTTCTGGCGCCGGAGCGGGCGCTGGCGCTTGACGAGATTGCGGTGATGATCGTCAACGCTCTCGATGGCGAGCGCAGCCTCGACGCTATTGCCCAGGATTTCGCGGAGAAATTCGAGGCGCCTAAAGAACAGGTGCTTGCCGACGTGATCGCCTTCGTCGACGAGTTTTCGAAGCGCAGGATGCTGGAGCTGAAATCGTGA
- a CDS encoding efflux RND transporter periplasmic adaptor subunit, with protein sequence MQNTPLRALFLLSGLALLAGCQKEDQGQAKQAPPPMPVGVLTVAAEALPIVNDLPGRIAPTRLAEVRPRVSGIVVERVFEQGSQVKEGDVLYRIDPAPFQVQVDSAEATVARAKAAQLQARQTADRQIQLRKSNVASQQEYDTAVAQLAQADAEVAVANAGLADARLNLQYSHVTAPISGRIGRALITEGALVSANSTENLATIQQLDPIYADFTQPAADLIRLRKALQDGKLMTGDNEAEVKLMLDDGTPYDLPGKLLFSEAAVDETTGQVTLRGEFPNPHGDLLPGMYVRVQIQQGVEKSAFAVPQQAVQRDAGGQANVLIANQDNKVELRRVTVGRAIGDRWVITQGLAAGDRVIADGFQKTAPGASVQPQPWSPDKPAANGAAAAPAKQ encoded by the coding sequence ATGCAAAACACGCCGCTGCGCGCGCTCTTCCTTTTGTCCGGTCTCGCACTTCTGGCCGGGTGTCAGAAGGAGGACCAGGGACAGGCCAAGCAGGCTCCGCCGCCGATGCCGGTCGGCGTTTTGACGGTCGCTGCCGAAGCGCTGCCGATCGTCAACGATCTGCCGGGGCGTATCGCGCCGACGCGGCTCGCCGAAGTCCGTCCGCGTGTTTCCGGCATTGTCGTGGAGCGGGTGTTCGAGCAGGGGTCGCAGGTCAAGGAAGGCGATGTGCTCTATCGTATCGATCCTGCGCCGTTCCAGGTTCAGGTGGATAGTGCCGAGGCAACGGTAGCCCGCGCCAAGGCAGCCCAGCTTCAGGCGCGCCAGACTGCCGATCGCCAGATCCAGCTTCGCAAGTCGAACGTCGCCTCGCAGCAGGAATATGATACGGCCGTCGCCCAGCTTGCCCAGGCTGATGCCGAGGTTGCGGTCGCGAATGCCGGTCTTGCCGACGCCAGGCTCAATCTCCAGTATTCGCATGTGACGGCGCCGATCAGCGGCCGCATCGGCCGTGCCCTCATCACCGAAGGTGCGTTGGTCAGCGCCAACAGCACGGAAAACCTTGCAACCATCCAGCAGCTCGATCCGATCTATGCCGACTTCACCCAGCCGGCGGCGGACCTCATCCGTCTTCGCAAGGCGCTGCAGGATGGCAAGCTGATGACCGGCGACAACGAGGCGGAAGTCAAGCTCATGCTGGATGACGGCACGCCTTACGACCTGCCGGGCAAGCTCTTGTTCTCCGAAGCCGCCGTCGACGAGACCACCGGCCAGGTGACGCTGCGCGGCGAATTTCCCAATCCGCATGGCGACCTTCTCCCGGGAATGTATGTTCGCGTCCAGATCCAGCAGGGCGTAGAGAAGAGCGCCTTTGCCGTGCCGCAGCAGGCCGTCCAGCGCGATGCCGGCGGCCAGGCCAACGTCCTGATCGCCAATCAGGACAACAAGGTGGAACTGCGCCGGGTCACCGTCGGTCGTGCCATCGGTGATCGTTGGGTCATCACGCAGGGCCTTGCCGCGGGCGATCGGGTCATCGCCGACGGATTCCAGAAGACGGCACCGGGCGCCAGCGTCCAGCCGCAGCCCTGGAGCCCGGACAAGCCGGCCGCGAATGGTGCAGCCGCTGCGCCGGCCAAGCAGTAA
- the pqqE gene encoding pyrroloquinoline quinone biosynthesis protein PqqE, protein MNEHVSVRPTSEWDGGRIRIPAPIAMLAELTHRCPLACPYCSNPLELEGVKSELSTEEWIDVFKQAASLGVLHLHLSGGEPASRRDLVELTSAAAKAGLYTNLITSGIGLTEKRIGELSDAGLDHLQLSIQGATPELADRVGGYKGGYDRKIAVAEWTHAAGIPLTVNAVCHKQNMDQMGDMLDLAVKLGARRIEIATVQFHGWADKNRKALMPTKEQFLRTNAFVAEARKRLEGIIVIDYVGADHHASYPKACMGGWARTGLNITPSGKVLPCHAAETIPSLQFDNVRDRKLAEIWYEGQAFNAYRGDSWMPELCRSCDRKAIDFGGCRCQAMALAGDASATDPVCIRSPLRQLLTEQAEADSLAEPPPFVYRGR, encoded by the coding sequence GTGAACGAGCATGTGAGTGTCAGGCCGACGAGCGAATGGGACGGGGGGCGCATCCGCATCCCGGCGCCGATCGCCATGCTCGCCGAATTGACACACCGCTGCCCGCTTGCCTGTCCCTATTGCTCCAACCCGTTGGAGCTGGAAGGTGTCAAGTCCGAGCTTTCGACCGAAGAATGGATCGACGTTTTCAAACAGGCCGCCTCGCTTGGCGTGCTTCACCTTCATCTGTCCGGGGGCGAACCTGCTTCCCGTCGCGATCTTGTCGAATTGACCAGCGCCGCCGCCAAGGCCGGCCTTTACACCAACCTGATCACCTCGGGCATCGGCCTGACGGAAAAGCGGATTGGAGAGCTTTCGGACGCCGGGCTCGATCACCTGCAGCTTTCGATCCAGGGAGCAACGCCCGAGCTCGCTGACCGCGTCGGTGGCTACAAGGGCGGATATGACCGCAAGATTGCGGTTGCCGAATGGACCCATGCGGCTGGTATTCCGCTCACCGTCAATGCCGTCTGCCACAAGCAGAACATGGACCAGATGGGCGATATGCTGGACCTCGCCGTCAAGCTCGGCGCCCGGCGCATCGAAATCGCCACGGTGCAGTTCCACGGCTGGGCGGACAAGAATCGCAAGGCCCTGATGCCGACGAAGGAGCAGTTCCTGCGCACCAACGCTTTCGTGGCGGAAGCCCGCAAGCGCCTCGAAGGCATTATCGTCATCGATTATGTCGGCGCAGACCACCATGCTTCCTATCCCAAGGCGTGCATGGGTGGCTGGGCACGAACCGGCCTCAATATCACGCCGTCCGGCAAGGTTCTGCCCTGCCATGCAGCGGAAACGATCCCGTCCCTGCAATTCGACAATGTCCGCGACCGCAAGCTGGCGGAGATCTGGTACGAAGGCCAGGCCTTCAACGCCTATCGTGGTGATAGCTGGATGCCGGAACTCTGCCGCAGCTGCGACCGCAAGGCGATCGATTTTGGTGGTTGCCGCTGCCAGGCGATGGCGCTGGCCGGTGATGCCTCGGCGACCGACCCCGTCTGCATTCGCTCGCCGCTTCGCCAGCTTCTGACCGAGCAGGCAGAGGCAGACAGCCTTGCCGAGCCACCACCCTTCGTCTACCGCGGCCGCTGA
- a CDS encoding biotin/lipoate A/B protein ligase family protein — protein sequence MHGEYKVQGGKLVVVDLEVRDGVLVDVQVSGDFFLEPAEALDDIRASLQGIAASSTVEDIIAAVRTGLRPGAEMIGFSPEAVAIAIRRALGVTGTWRDYEWQIIETPALTPTMHLAMDEVLAKEVGAGRRGPCLRFWEWERPAIIIGGFQSLRNEVDMEAAAKFGVETVRRVTGGGAMFVEPGTTVTYSLYAPAELVRDMSFADSYAFLDDWVLKGLQSLGIDAFYKPLNDISSSKGKIGGAAQKRFSSGAVLHHVTMAYNMDAEKMVKVLRIGREKLSDKGTTSAVKRVDPLRSQTGLPREEIIRRLKETFVSLNGGTPGTISAEEYAEAEKLATEKFATEEWLRHIP from the coding sequence ATGCATGGTGAATACAAGGTCCAGGGCGGAAAGCTCGTCGTCGTCGATCTGGAGGTCCGGGACGGCGTTCTTGTCGATGTTCAGGTCTCCGGCGATTTCTTCCTCGAACCGGCGGAGGCGCTGGACGACATCCGTGCCTCGCTTCAGGGCATCGCCGCCTCCTCCACGGTCGAGGATATCATCGCGGCCGTCCGCACCGGACTGCGTCCCGGCGCCGAGATGATCGGCTTTAGCCCGGAAGCGGTGGCGATCGCCATCCGCCGGGCACTCGGCGTGACCGGAACCTGGCGCGACTACGAATGGCAGATCATCGAAACACCGGCGCTTACCCCGACCATGCATCTGGCAATGGATGAGGTTCTGGCAAAGGAAGTCGGCGCGGGACGGCGCGGCCCCTGCCTGCGCTTCTGGGAATGGGAGCGTCCTGCGATCATTATCGGCGGCTTCCAGTCGCTGAGAAATGAAGTGGATATGGAAGCCGCAGCCAAGTTTGGCGTCGAGACGGTCCGTCGCGTGACGGGCGGTGGCGCCATGTTCGTCGAGCCGGGCACGACGGTCACCTATTCACTTTACGCACCAGCGGAACTCGTCCGTGACATGAGCTTCGCCGATTCCTACGCCTTCTTGGACGACTGGGTGCTCAAAGGACTGCAGTCGCTTGGCATCGACGCCTTTTACAAGCCGCTTAACGACATCTCCAGTTCCAAGGGCAAGATCGGCGGCGCGGCACAAAAGCGCTTTTCGTCTGGTGCAGTGCTGCATCATGTAACCATGGCCTACAACATGGATGCGGAAAAGATGGTCAAGGTTCTGCGCATCGGCCGCGAAAAGCTGAGCGATAAAGGCACCACTAGCGCCGTCAAGCGCGTCGACCCCCTGCGCAGCCAGACCGGCCTGCCGCGTGAAGAGATCATCCGTCGCCTGAAGGAAACTTTTGTTTCCCTCAACGGCGGCACCCCCGGAACCATTTCAGCCGAAGAGTATGCGGAAGCCGAAAAGCTAGCGACGGAAAAATTCGCGACGGAGGAATGGCTAAGGCACATTCCCTGA
- a CDS encoding cupin domain-containing protein has translation MVYQATKKSKYCYTIEEIPLVPLTEQSSTRFVSAGPALLSFITNPPGCVFPVHSHEAVQILVILEGTEEHMCGDETFLMEAGDVCVHPSNVPHGGRTTTGFRGIDIFVPPREDYLQLMLKHGLPIEGPK, from the coding sequence ATGGTTTACCAAGCAACCAAGAAGTCGAAATATTGCTACACGATCGAGGAAATCCCGCTCGTCCCGCTGACGGAACAGTCCAGCACCCGGTTCGTTTCGGCCGGCCCCGCGCTGCTCAGCTTCATCACCAACCCTCCCGGATGCGTGTTCCCGGTCCACAGCCATGAGGCCGTGCAGATCCTTGTCATCCTGGAAGGCACGGAAGAGCATATGTGCGGTGATGAGACCTTCCTGATGGAAGCCGGCGATGTCTGCGTGCATCCCTCGAACGTCCCGCATGGCGGGCGCACGACGACGGGCTTCCGTGGTATCGATATCTTCGTTCCGCCGCGGGAAGACTACCTGCAGCTGATGCTCAAGCACGGCCTTCCAATCGAGGGGCCTAAGTGA
- the pqqC gene encoding pyrroloquinoline-quinone synthase PqqC: MQTAAQNRTDFEARLRAIGDARYHDKHPFHGMLHGGHCNITQVRAWVINRFYYQSRIPVKDAAFMSRCEDASIRRAWRKRIEDHDGGVEEGGGIRRWLKLAEAVGLDPDYVASNRGVLPGTRFACDAYVRFVRDMPMIDAVAASLTELFAPAIHKNRIAGLLEHYAFANEQALSYFRKRLDEAPVDVAFGLNYVLDHADTKEKQDTAAAALTFKTDVLWAQLDALHHAYVSPALLPPGGWDGKEGVIGDLNQPALKQEIKGAAE; encoded by the coding sequence ATTCAGACTGCCGCGCAGAATAGAACCGATTTCGAAGCTAGGTTGCGCGCCATCGGCGATGCCCGATATCACGATAAGCATCCTTTCCACGGCATGCTGCATGGTGGCCATTGCAACATCACGCAGGTACGGGCCTGGGTGATCAATCGCTTCTACTATCAGAGCCGTATTCCGGTGAAGGATGCAGCCTTCATGTCGCGGTGCGAGGATGCATCAATCCGCCGAGCCTGGCGCAAACGGATCGAAGACCATGATGGTGGTGTGGAAGAAGGTGGCGGCATCCGTCGCTGGCTGAAGCTTGCCGAAGCAGTCGGCCTTGATCCCGACTATGTCGCCTCCAACCGCGGCGTGCTGCCCGGTACCCGGTTTGCCTGCGATGCCTATGTGCGTTTCGTCCGTGACATGCCCATGATCGATGCGGTCGCCGCATCGCTGACCGAACTTTTCGCGCCCGCTATCCACAAGAACCGGATCGCCGGACTGCTCGAGCATTACGCGTTCGCCAACGAGCAGGCGCTTTCCTATTTCCGCAAGCGTCTCGATGAGGCGCCGGTCGATGTCGCCTTCGGCCTAAACTATGTACTCGATCATGCCGACACGAAGGAAAAGCAGGATACGGCGGCGGCCGCCCTGACGTTCAAGACGGATGTCCTGTGGGCGCAACTCGACGCGCTCCATCACGCCTATGTTTCGCCGGCCCTGCTGCCGCCGGGCGGCTGGGATGGCAAGGAAGGCGTGATCGGTGACCTCAACCAGCCCGCGCTCAAGCAGGAGATCAAGGGAGCTGCCGAATGA